Part of the Streptomyces sp. HSG2 genome, GCACGTCCTGGTGGTGCGGCGCACCGGTCAGGACGTTGCCTGGGACGGCAGCCGCGACATCTGGTGGCACGACCTGGTCGCGCGCCAGTCGACCGATCACTCGCCGCTGCCGTTCGACGCGGAACACCCGCTGTTCATCCTGTACACCTCCGGCACGACCGGCAAACCCAAGGGCATCCTGCACACTTCCGGGGGCTATCTCACCCAGACGGCGTACACGCACTGGGCGGTGTTCGACCTCAAGCCCGAGACCGACGTGTACTGGTGCACGGCGGATGTGGGCTGGGTCACCGGACACTCGTACATCGTGTACGGGCCCCTCGCCAACGGCGCCACCCAGGTGATCTACGAGGGCACCCCGGACACGCCGCACCGGGGCCGGTTCTGGGAGATCGTGCAGCGGTACGGGGTCTCGATCCTGTACACGGCGCCGACGGCCATCCGGACGTTCATGAAGTGGGGAGACGACCTCCCCGCCTCATTCGACCTGAGCGGTCTCCGGGTGTTGGGCTCCGTCGGCGAACCGATCAACCCCGAGGCCTGGGTCTGGTATCGGGAGACGATCGGCGGCGGTCGGACGCCCGTCGTCGACACCTGGTGGCAGACGGAGACAGGGGCCATGATGATCACGCCGCTGCCCGGAGTGACGGCGGCCAAGCCGGGTTCGGCGCAGCGCCCGCTGCCCGGCATCTCCGCTACCGTCGTGGACGACGAGGGCAACGAGGTGCCCGACGGCTCGGGGGGGTACCTGGTCCTCACCGAGCCCTGGCCCTCGATGCTGCGCACCATCTGGGGAGACGACCAGCGCTTCGTCGACACCTACTGGAAGCGGTTCCCCGGCGTGTACTTCGCGGGGGACGGCGCCAAGAAGGACGACGACGGCGACATCTGGCTACTGGGCAGGGTCGACGATGTGATGTTGGTGTCGGGTCACAACATCTCCACCACCGAGGTGGAGTCCGCCTTGGTCTCCCACCCCTCCGTCGCGGAGGCGGCCGTCGTG contains:
- the acs gene encoding acetate--CoA ligase, whose translation is MSNESLANLLKEERRFAPPADLAARANVRAEAYDEARADRLGFWAEQARRLTWAKEPTETLDWSNPPFARWFGDGTLNVSYNCVDRHVERGHGDRVAIHFEGEAGDRRVLTYADLKDEVCRAANALLELGVGPGDRVAVYLPMIPEAVVAMLACARIGAVHSVVFGGFSADALASRIEDAAARVVITADGGHRRGKPSPLKPAVDEAVSRTRGVEHVLVVRRTGQDVAWDGSRDIWWHDLVARQSTDHSPLPFDAEHPLFILYTSGTTGKPKGILHTSGGYLTQTAYTHWAVFDLKPETDVYWCTADVGWVTGHSYIVYGPLANGATQVIYEGTPDTPHRGRFWEIVQRYGVSILYTAPTAIRTFMKWGDDLPASFDLSGLRVLGSVGEPINPEAWVWYRETIGGGRTPVVDTWWQTETGAMMITPLPGVTAAKPGSAQRPLPGISATVVDDEGNEVPDGSGGYLVLTEPWPSMLRTIWGDDQRFVDTYWKRFPGVYFAGDGAKKDDDGDIWLLGRVDDVMLVSGHNISTTEVESALVSHPSVAEAAVVGAADETTGQAIVAFVILLGSVAETDELAAELRRHVSATLGPIARPQRVLPVTELPKTRSGKIMRRLLRDVAENRKLGDVTTLTETESLTRIVDRMRARSTSEDDA